The Porphyromonas sp. oral taxon 275 DNA window TGCCGAGGTACCCATAGCTAAGGGCTCGGCGCGCGTACTCGACTACGAGCTCACTCGGATCAAGCGCCGACAGCTCCCCCAGCTGCGTCAGCGCCTCGGCATCGTCTACCAGAACTTCCAGCTCCTGCCCGATATGACCGTGCAGGGCAACCTCGACATCGTGCTCCGCGCCTACGGCGTCAAGCCCCCTGCCGAGCGTGCCCGCCGCATCGAGGAGGCTCTGCGTGAGGTAGGCCTCGAGCTGAAGAACTACAAGTACCCCCACGAACTCTCGGGAGGCGAGCAGCAGCGCGTAGCCATCGCACGTGCCCTGATCGGCCACCCCGAGCTGATCCTAGCCGACGAGCCTACGGGCAACCTCGATAGCGCCAGTGGTCTGGCCATCGTGGAGCTCCTGCAGCGCCTAGCTGCCGAGCGAGGTACAGCCGTCATCATGGCCACGCACAATCGCCTCGTCCTCGAGCGCTTCCCCGCCCGCTGCATCCATCTCGAGGGGCACAAATAGCGCCCCTTCCCCTAATCCCCCTCATAAAGACATCGCTGGTGAAAGTAATGAAGTTCGGAGGTACCTCTGTGGCCTCCGCCGAGCGCATATCCCATGTAGCTGACCTCATCACGGCTACGGACGAAGTAAAGATCGTGGTCCTCTCCGCTATGGCAGGGACGACGAACGCCCTCGTAGAGATCGGCCACCAACTCATGGCCCATCACCAACACGAGGCACTGACCATCCTCACCAAGCTCAAGCATAAGTACGAGGCCGAGACCCGCCTGCTCTTCCCCAATCCACAGAGCTACGACAAGGCCTGGACGCTGGTCAATGAGACCTTCTTCTTCCTCGAGCAGATCTGCTACGCCGAGAGCTTCACCCTCTTCGACGAGAAGAAGATACTGGCGCGCGGCGAGCTCCTGAGCACCGCGATGATGCTGCGTCACCTCACCGACCGCGGGGTGCAGGCCATCGGTCTGCCCGCCCTCGAGTACATGCGCACCGACAAGCAGGCCGAGCCCGACGAGGGGTACATACGCACGCACCTCGAGGAGCTCATCAGCCGCGCCCCCGAGGGGACACGCCTCTTCATCACCGAGGGCTACATCTGCCGCAATGCCTTCGGCGACATCGACAACCTGCAGCGCGGGGGGAGCGACTACACCGCGACGCTCGTGGGATCGGTGCTGCGCGCCGACGAGATCCAGATCTGGACAGACATCGACGGCATGCACAACAATGATCCCCGCTACGTCGATGCTACGCGCCCAGTGCGTCGCCTGCACTTCGAGGAGGCCTCCGAGCTCGCTTACTTCGGGGCCAAGATCCTCCACCCTACCTGCATCCAGCCCGCCAAGCGCCACGGCATCCCCGTGCGCCTGCTGAATACGATGGAGCCTAGTGCCCCAGGGACGCTCATCTCTATGGATACGGACAAGGACATGATCAAGGCCGTCAGCGCCAAGGACAACATCACCATGGTACGCGTCCGCAGCAGCCATCAGCTCTCGCACTGGAGCTTCATCGGCAAGGTCTTCTCCGTCTTCGAGCACCACTGCATCCCGATTGACATGATCGCCTCCACCGAGACCTCGATCTCGCTGACCATAGAGCGCAGCCAGCTCCCCAGCGAGGTGCGCCGAGGTCTAGAGCAGCTCGGGACGGTCGAGGAGGAGCGTGAGCTGACCATCATCTGCGTCGTGGGGGACATGGAGTGGGAGAACATCGGCTTCGAGGCACAGATCCTCAAGGCGCTCGAGGAGATCCCCGTACGGATGATCTCCTACGGCGGGAGCGACTACAACCTCTCGCTGCTGGTCTCGGCTGCCGATAAGCGCCGCACGCTGCTCGCCCTTAGCCGCCAGCTCTTCGGGGCTGCTTGTCCAGGCTAGGCCATGCAGCAGTCCGCCTCCTCCCCAAGTAAGCTGAGCCTCTGGATCGGCCTCACGCGACCCAAGACGCTCTTCTCTGGCCTGAGCTCAGTGCTTGTAGCCATCTTCTACGCAGCCTCGCTCGGCGCTATCGATGTCCTACGCACGCTGCTCCTGGTCGTAGTAGCGGTCGCGGCACAGATAGCCAGTAACATCGCCAACGACCTCATCGACCACCGCAAAGGGGCGGATACCGACGAACGCAAAGGCCCTCTGCGCCCCCTCTCCCGCGGGCTCATCAGCGAGCGGGAGGTACGCATCGCCCTCTACCTGAGCCTCGCTGTGCTCCTCGCCAGTGGCCTCAGCCTCATCGCTCTGAGCTCCTGGTGGCTGCTGCTCGTGGGGCTCGCCGTCGTGCTGGGGGTCTTCGCCTACTCGGGCGGGCCCTATCCCCTCTCCTACCACGGCTGGGGAGACGCTGCTGTCCTCGTCTTCTTCGGCTGGGTCCCCACCGTGACGAGCTTCTATATCCTACGCGGCTATGTGCTCGACCAGACGCTCTGGCAGCTAGCCACCGCCATAGGACTCAGCAGCGTCAATATCCTCGTCGTGAACAACTACAGAGACGTCGCCGAGGACAGCAAGGCAGGCAAGCGCACCCTCATCGTCCGCATGGGACAGGACTTTGCCCCTAGGCTCTACCTCACCTGCGGACTACTCTCGATGGGGCTCCTCTACCCTATCTACTCCTTCTGGGGCATGCTCCTACTGCTGCCCTACGTGCTCCTCTTCAGCCAGACGCACCGTGCGCTCCAGACCAGTCGCGGGGCGGAGCTCAACGGCGTGCTTGCTCGGACGGCACGCAATGTCTTCCTCCTGGCCCTCCTCATCGGTGCTATGCTTTGGCTCAAGCCTTAGTTCAGCGCGCTCCTTCCCCCTTCCTCAGCCCCTCCCTCTAGGCCCTAGCCTAGGCGGAGGGGCGCTTTGCATTTGCAGGGAGGCAAAGGAGCGGAGTACTAAGCGCCCCCTGTCACCTCCTCCCCTCCTAAGTCAGGCGACACCCCCTATAGGGGGTGAAGGAGGCCAAGCGCCCTCCACTCATCTAGGTATATTGGTCTTGCAGCCTACCTAGAGGTAAGTATTTTAGTCCTCCTTCCTAAAGCGTGAGGGCTAATTGTCCTTACTTTTGACGCGCTATAGAGCACCTAGTATTAACACTTTATCTTATTCATCCTCTATGCGAAAGATCTATTCGCTATTACTACTGCTAGGCCTAGCCCTCCTCTCCGTGGGGCTGCCAGCCGAGCTCCGGGCACAGAGCAAGCCCCCTACTGACGCTAACGTCATGGGGCACGTGGTCGATGCCAAGACGGGCGAGCACCTAGCAGGTATCACGATTGCCATCAAGGGCAGCACCTACGGCACCGCTACCGATGCCACAGGGCACTACTTCCTGAAGAACCTCAAGCAGAAGCACCTCACGCTCGTCATGCGCGGCCTAGGCTACCTCAGCCAGGAGCGTAGTATCACCATACAGCCAGGGAAGACCATCGAGGTGAACTTCGACGCAGAGGAGGACAACGTAAAGCTCGACGAGGTCGTCGTCTCCTCCAACCGCCAGGCCACCCTGCGCCGCCTCGCTCCGACGCTCGTCACAGTACTGGACACGAAGCTCTTTGAGAACGCCAATGCCAACAACCTAGCTCAGGGACTGATCTTCCAGCCTGGCGTCCGCGTGGAGAACAACTGCCAGAACTGCGGCTTCAACCAAGTACGCATCAATGGGCTCGACGGCCGCTACTCACAGATCCTGATCGATAGCCGCCCCGTCATGAGCGCGCTGGCTGGCGTCTACGGGCTCGAGCAGATCCCTGCCAACATGATTGACCGCGTAGAGGTCGTCCGCGGTGGGGGCTCGGCGCTCTTCGGCTCCTCCGCCATCGCAGGGGTAATCAATGTCATCACCAAGGATCCCTCCAGCAATAGCTTCAGCTTCAACGAGAGTGCTGGCTTCTCAGGCTTCAAGAGCCTCGACAACAACCTCTCCTTCAATGGCTCGCTCGTCAGTGCTGACGGTCGTGCCGGAGCGATGCTCTTCTCACAGGCACGCTACCGCAAGGAGTATGACGTCAATAGCGACGGCTACAGCGAGCTCGGCCGCCTCGACTCCCGCTCCCTCGGTGCACGTGGCTACATCCGCCCCAGCGACCTGACGCGCGTGACTGCCGAGCTGCACACCTTCTCGGAGGCACGTCGTGGCGGCGATCATATCGACTGGCCCGAGCACGTAGCAGGCGTGGCAGAGTCCATACGCCACTCGGTCTACAGTGCCAACCTCAAGTTCGACGCCTTCACCGCCGACCTCAAGAGCCACTTCCAGCTCTACGCCTCTGGCCAGCACATTACCCGAAATAGCTACTACGGGGGTATCGGTGAGCCCAAGGCTAAGGATAAGGACGGCAATGAGGTACTCGTCGGGGGCAAGACCGTCCCTGCAGGACGCCTCGGCTACCCCATCCACAGCTCGGACTACGGCACCAACTACGGGGTGACGCGCGGGCTGACAGCCGTCGTCGGGGGGCAGTACACCTACGACTTCGAGCGCCTCTTCTTCATGCCCGCCCAGCTGCTGGCTGGGGTCGAATACAGCTACGACAGACTGCATGACGAGATGCCGCTGCGTGGCTGGACGACGGAGAAGAGCAATGCTGATGGCTACGACCCCTCCAGCAATCCCGTCGCGCTCTCTCCCGCCCTCCATCAGGTGATCAAGAACGCCAGCCAGTTCGCCCAGCTCGAGTGGAAGAACGACCGCTGGAGCATCCTCCTCGGGACACGTCTCGATGAGAACTCCGCCGTCAAGAAGGCGATCTTCAGCCCACGCGCTACCCTACGCTTCAACCCCACGAAGAACATCAACCTCCGTGCTACCTACGCCAAGGGCTTCCGCGCTCCCCAGGTCTTCGACGAGGATCTACACGTAGGGGTAGTCAATGGAGAGGCGCAGAAGGTGGTGAATGCTGATGACCTCCGTCCCGAGGTCTCGCACTCCTTCAGCCTGAGCAACGACATGTACTTCCGCGTCGGCCAGACGCACCTCAACATCCTCCTCGAGGGCTTCTACACGCGCCTGCTGGACGTCTTCACCAACTATAAGACGGGCACGCGCGATGGCATCACCTACTTCACGCGCCACAACTATGGCATCGATGACCAGGGCCGTCAGGTAGCCTCGGGAGCCAAGATCCTCGGGGTGAACCTCGAGGGGAAGCTCAGCTACAGCTGGCTCTCGCTCCAGGGCGGACTGACGCTCACGAGCAATAAGTACGACGTCGCCCAGGAATGGGGTGTACGCAGTAAGGTCAAGGAGGACATCTCCGACGCTGCCTACATGAGCTACGTCCCCAAGGCCGATGGATCGTCCTTCGACCCCGTAGCGCAGGATGACGAGGTGCAGACGGTCTCGATGACCAGCAAGGAGATCATGCGTACCCCCTCTGCCTACGGCTACTTCACCATCAGCATCAACCCCATCAAGCCCCTCAATATCGCGCTGACGGGGACCTTCACGGGCTCGATGTACGTCCCACACGCCGTCAAGTGGGGGCAGAACTCTGCCGTCACCGACCGCCAGGCGATCGCTGCAGGCCAGCGCATCGAGGGCTATCAGCTCGCCCTCACCGATGCTCAGGGCAAGCCCATCATGGATGGCACTGCCCCCAAGAAGGTAGACGTAGACTGGAACGAGCTGACCCGCTCCCAGTCCTTCTTCGACCTAGGGATGAAGGTCAGCTACGACCTCCGCCTCTTCAAGAGCAAGGTGCAGCTCTACACGGGCATCAGCAACCTCTTCAACTCCTTCCAGAGCGACTACGACTTCGGTCCCAATCGTGACAGCGCCTATATCTACGGCCCCACGACCCCTCGCTCAGGCTACTTCGGCGTCAAGCTCAGCTTCTAGCGCCAAGGCCTAGACACGATACCGCCCTAGTGGCGTCAGCTCCCCGAGGATACGACTGCGTATCCTCGGGGAGCTTGTTTTTGTAGCCTCCCTGCCTAAGGGAGGACGTACTGTAGTGCTCGGGGGAGCGCACAGAAGGGATAGCTATCGAGGCGATTGACTGATATCAGTCAGCTACCTCAGGCCTATCCCTAAAGCAGCTGACTGATATCCCTGAGCTAGGCTGAGGGATATCCCTCAGCGCGCCCTAGCCCAGGGAGCAGCTCGGGAAGTCCCTAGTCGGGGCACGGATAGCCTACTCGGTGGAGGGCTCTCGGAGCAGGAATTTAGCCCCAGAGGAAGAGGTGCCTGGGGGCGGGGACTGAATTATATAAGATTATGTATATTTGTCACATAGCGAGTCGTGAAGACACGCTAGGGCCATACACAAACACTACAGACAGCCTCGGGGAGGCGTGCGCTGTAAAGCTATGAAGAGACGATGAAGAAGGCAATGCAACTGCAGGATAGCCGTGCCGAAAAATTCTGGCGAATAGAGACCATGG harbors:
- a CDS encoding TonB-dependent receptor, yielding MRKIYSLLLLLGLALLSVGLPAELRAQSKPPTDANVMGHVVDAKTGEHLAGITIAIKGSTYGTATDATGHYFLKNLKQKHLTLVMRGLGYLSQERSITIQPGKTIEVNFDAEEDNVKLDEVVVSSNRQATLRRLAPTLVTVLDTKLFENANANNLAQGLIFQPGVRVENNCQNCGFNQVRINGLDGRYSQILIDSRPVMSALAGVYGLEQIPANMIDRVEVVRGGGSALFGSSAIAGVINVITKDPSSNSFSFNESAGFSGFKSLDNNLSFNGSLVSADGRAGAMLFSQARYRKEYDVNSDGYSELGRLDSRSLGARGYIRPSDLTRVTAELHTFSEARRGGDHIDWPEHVAGVAESIRHSVYSANLKFDAFTADLKSHFQLYASGQHITRNSYYGGIGEPKAKDKDGNEVLVGGKTVPAGRLGYPIHSSDYGTNYGVTRGLTAVVGGQYTYDFERLFFMPAQLLAGVEYSYDRLHDEMPLRGWTTEKSNADGYDPSSNPVALSPALHQVIKNASQFAQLEWKNDRWSILLGTRLDENSAVKKAIFSPRATLRFNPTKNINLRATYAKGFRAPQVFDEDLHVGVVNGEAQKVVNADDLRPEVSHSFSLSNDMYFRVGQTHLNILLEGFYTRLLDVFTNYKTGTRDGITYFTRHNYGIDDQGRQVASGAKILGVNLEGKLSYSWLSLQGGLTLTSNKYDVAQEWGVRSKVKEDISDAAYMSYVPKADGSSFDPVAQDDEVQTVSMTSKEIMRTPSAYGYFTISINPIKPLNIALTGTFTGSMYVPHAVKWGQNSAVTDRQAIAAGQRIEGYQLALTDAQGKPIMDGTAPKKVDVDWNELTRSQSFFDLGMKVSYDLRLFKSKVQLYTGISNLFNSFQSDYDFGPNRDSAYIYGPTTPRSGYFGVKLSF
- a CDS encoding cell division ATP-binding protein FtsE encodes the protein MASEETILSYQGVQIARREHILFEDFDLELSAGEFVYLVGPVGAGKSTLLKTITAEVPIAKGSARVLDYELTRIKRRQLPQLRQRLGIVYQNFQLLPDMTVQGNLDIVLRAYGVKPPAERARRIEEALREVGLELKNYKYPHELSGGEQQRVAIARALIGHPELILADEPTGNLDSASGLAIVELLQRLAAERGTAVIMATHNRLVLERFPARCIHLEGHK
- the menA gene encoding 1,4-dihydroxy-2-naphthoate octaprenyltransferase, which codes for MQQSASSPSKLSLWIGLTRPKTLFSGLSSVLVAIFYAASLGAIDVLRTLLLVVVAVAAQIASNIANDLIDHRKGADTDERKGPLRPLSRGLISEREVRIALYLSLAVLLASGLSLIALSSWWLLLVGLAVVLGVFAYSGGPYPLSYHGWGDAAVLVFFGWVPTVTSFYILRGYVLDQTLWQLATAIGLSSVNILVVNNYRDVAEDSKAGKRTLIVRMGQDFAPRLYLTCGLLSMGLLYPIYSFWGMLLLLPYVLLFSQTHRALQTSRGAELNGVLARTARNVFLLALLIGAMLWLKP
- a CDS encoding aspartate kinase; protein product: MKVMKFGGTSVASAERISHVADLITATDEVKIVVLSAMAGTTNALVEIGHQLMAHHQHEALTILTKLKHKYEAETRLLFPNPQSYDKAWTLVNETFFFLEQICYAESFTLFDEKKILARGELLSTAMMLRHLTDRGVQAIGLPALEYMRTDKQAEPDEGYIRTHLEELISRAPEGTRLFITEGYICRNAFGDIDNLQRGGSDYTATLVGSVLRADEIQIWTDIDGMHNNDPRYVDATRPVRRLHFEEASELAYFGAKILHPTCIQPAKRHGIPVRLLNTMEPSAPGTLISMDTDKDMIKAVSAKDNITMVRVRSSHQLSHWSFIGKVFSVFEHHCIPIDMIASTETSISLTIERSQLPSEVRRGLEQLGTVEEERELTIICVVGDMEWENIGFEAQILKALEEIPVRMISYGGSDYNLSLLVSAADKRRTLLALSRQLFGAACPG